One stretch of Bacteroidota bacterium DNA includes these proteins:
- a CDS encoding S8 family serine peptidase, protein MAFRSALFFVLFYFYSIPIYSQNVFQSRIDYQKPILEPTTHNVTKDSVVNLIVEFREAPLFIAQLNTQTDQSVAVYQNRFTQFENDLRRMTLQKTAANIQSSVIIQKRFYKSFFGISVQMPMSLIPAVEQISYVKKVHENKTVNAFIQKSAPQSRINNVWSTDTVKGEGVVVGIIDSGIDYLHPALGGGLGLSFKVIGGYDFVNSDNDPMDDNGHGTHVAGIISADAVDFQGVAPKVKLYGLKVLNAEGRGSQSTIIEAIERAVDPNQDGDMSDKLDVVNMSLGSSYGDADDAACTAVDQATALGVTFVVAAGNDGRATPVQGKEDNYYYTGMETIGSPGSARSAITVGAIDSVNKVADFSSKGPTRIYYDIKPDVVAPGVNIRSLSLGNGFSVKTGTSMATPMVTGVAALLKSNNKSLSPLQIKSAIANSSVDLGFKTIRQGSGKVGAMRAMANTSFVKPTQLSFGLDDPALTTWTKVDTLTISNTGDSTQNYSVGFSPASAGITLSAVPNKFSLAAGTSQQILVTIAVNNAVVPIVDEDIILYDGFAHIFGSRDTLHLPWLFARTTRMLLTFNESHPYLVGSSNSFYIVPFYNSYYSKVRWIDSKTLEVSGAFPSTYDFAVFFRNSSKLILKSNLQFTGAESFSFNSSDAIHPVNFNGVDQNGVPLSSLKTQRILKIGLPIGWLFAPLLEGVKTVLVSSASANFSFMGFEALIDLTGAKRVVIPQYSRFNGISGEVNLTNNPAGYYKQTLQFKVPENITSTRIFSEVFATQTIIEGETYGNTIIVAADTVNVMNKVAIFDLFLMKQIDSTFGASVAFYTNNTYKTDDLLDMATRYFTIFNDSIMLGFPAQANWLTTHKSASGDTMRFGESPVRLLNVSYNNSFGPSIHFNPLFFGSLFEQRYSDINSGTYTIYNEAGEKLKEDKLNVFPRRPYEVTPGKYRLEIESQGYSVSNAKGKLTLVNNVDLTKSVPDAPMITSFTILNSKKKISNSFVKNEQASLRFSSKILAGPPQLPMTDSTKVYYRKYKTSSWIALPVSVISSDVEREGTIFSASLSPAIVFDTAAIDLKIKLADAVGNTVEQILSPAFSIGNWVDDGTINDIQEETATPVSFALYQNYPNPFNPVTTIRYDVPGTSFVRLSVYDVLGREVQSLVKETQSMGKYSVQFDAHNLSSGVYFYRLSVGQQNSIMKMLLVK, encoded by the coding sequence ATGGCATTTCGTTCGGCGCTGTTTTTTGTTTTATTCTATTTCTATTCTATTCCAATTTATTCTCAAAACGTATTTCAATCAAGAATCGATTACCAAAAACCGATATTAGAACCTACCACGCATAACGTCACAAAAGATTCTGTTGTCAATCTCATTGTCGAATTCCGTGAAGCGCCACTATTTATCGCACAGTTGAATACTCAAACAGACCAATCTGTTGCCGTGTATCAAAATCGGTTTACTCAATTTGAAAATGATCTCCGCAGAATGACATTGCAAAAAACTGCAGCGAACATTCAATCCTCGGTGATAATCCAAAAGCGATTCTACAAATCATTTTTTGGGATAAGCGTGCAGATGCCGATGAGTCTTATTCCCGCCGTAGAACAAATATCGTACGTGAAAAAGGTGCACGAAAATAAAACGGTGAATGCATTCATACAGAAAAGTGCTCCGCAGTCAAGGATCAATAATGTTTGGAGTACCGATACTGTTAAAGGGGAAGGTGTTGTTGTGGGAATAATAGACTCCGGGATTGATTACTTGCATCCCGCGTTGGGAGGCGGACTTGGTCTGTCATTTAAAGTCATTGGCGGATATGATTTTGTCAATAGCGATAATGATCCGATGGACGATAATGGACATGGAACTCATGTTGCGGGAATTATTAGTGCTGATGCTGTGGATTTTCAAGGGGTTGCGCCGAAAGTAAAATTATATGGATTAAAAGTTCTCAATGCGGAAGGAAGAGGAAGTCAGAGTACGATTATTGAAGCGATTGAGCGTGCAGTAGATCCAAATCAAGATGGTGATATGAGTGATAAACTCGATGTCGTGAATATGAGCTTAGGAAGTTCTTACGGCGACGCAGATGATGCCGCTTGTACTGCTGTTGATCAAGCAACGGCACTTGGTGTTACATTTGTTGTAGCAGCGGGAAATGATGGTCGTGCAACCCCAGTTCAAGGGAAAGAAGATAATTATTATTACACCGGTATGGAGACGATAGGAAGTCCCGGCTCTGCTCGCTCGGCCATTACCGTCGGTGCAATTGATTCAGTGAATAAGGTCGCTGATTTTTCTTCCAAAGGACCTACAAGAATATATTATGATATAAAACCCGATGTGGTTGCTCCGGGTGTGAATATACGCTCATTATCACTTGGGAACGGTTTTTCTGTTAAGACCGGTACTTCAATGGCAACGCCAATGGTGACCGGGGTTGCTGCATTATTGAAGTCTAACAATAAAAGTCTATCACCGCTGCAGATCAAATCTGCAATCGCAAATTCTTCTGTTGATCTCGGATTTAAAACGATACGTCAAGGTTCAGGGAAAGTCGGTGCGATGCGGGCGATGGCAAATACGTCATTTGTTAAGCCAACACAGTTGAGTTTTGGGTTAGACGATCCTGCTCTAACAACATGGACGAAAGTTGATACACTCACTATTTCAAACACCGGGGACAGTACGCAAAATTATTCAGTTGGATTTTCACCGGCATCAGCCGGAATTACCCTTTCAGCTGTTCCCAACAAATTTTCGTTAGCAGCCGGTACGTCGCAACAGATCTTGGTTACCATTGCTGTAAACAACGCCGTTGTTCCAATTGTTGATGAAGATATTATTCTTTATGATGGATTTGCACATATTTTTGGAAGCAGAGATACACTGCATCTTCCTTGGCTGTTTGCAAGAACAACGAGAATGTTGTTAACATTCAATGAATCTCATCCATATCTTGTTGGATCAAGCAACAGCTTTTATATTGTGCCGTTCTATAATAGCTACTATTCCAAAGTTCGATGGATTGATTCAAAAACATTGGAAGTGTCCGGGGCATTTCCGAGCACCTATGATTTTGCCGTATTTTTTCGCAACAGTTCGAAACTGATATTGAAATCCAATCTTCAATTCACCGGTGCTGAGTCATTTTCATTCAATTCATCCGACGCAATTCATCCTGTGAATTTTAACGGTGTTGACCAAAACGGTGTTCCGCTTTCATCTTTAAAAACGCAACGAATTCTCAAGATTGGTTTACCGATAGGATGGTTATTTGCTCCATTACTTGAAGGAGTTAAAACTGTTCTGGTGTCGTCGGCTTCCGCGAACTTTTCCTTTATGGGATTTGAAGCATTGATCGATTTGACTGGTGCGAAGAGAGTTGTTATTCCGCAGTATTCCCGTTTCAACGGAATTTCGGGTGAGGTGAATTTGACTAATAATCCGGCTGGATATTACAAGCAAACTCTTCAATTCAAAGTTCCTGAGAATATCACCTCGACAAGGATATTTTCCGAAGTGTTTGCAACGCAGACAATAATTGAAGGTGAAACCTATGGTAATACGATTATTGTCGCGGCGGATACGGTAAATGTTATGAACAAGGTTGCAATATTTGATCTGTTCTTGATGAAACAAATCGATTCCACGTTCGGTGCTTCAGTCGCATTCTATACAAATAACACATACAAAACAGACGATTTGTTGGATATGGCGACACGATATTTTACTATTTTTAATGATAGTATCATGCTTGGTTTTCCCGCTCAAGCGAATTGGTTGACTACACATAAATCTGCAAGCGGAGATACGATGCGTTTTGGTGAGTCGCCTGTTCGCCTCTTGAACGTTTCGTATAATAATTCATTCGGTCCATCAATCCATTTTAATCCATTGTTCTTTGGAAGCCTTTTTGAACAGCGGTACAGCGATATTAATTCAGGAACATACACAATCTATAATGAAGCAGGGGAAAAATTAAAAGAGGATAAATTAAATGTATTTCCGCGGCGTCCATACGAAGTAACGCCGGGAAAATATCGTCTTGAAATTGAATCGCAGGGTTATTCTGTGAGCAATGCAAAAGGGAAACTGACGCTCGTTAATAATGTTGACCTGACAAAATCAGTTCCCGATGCACCGATGATTACATCGTTCACAATATTGAATTCGAAGAAAAAAATATCGAACAGTTTTGTTAAGAATGAACAAGCGTCATTACGGTTTTCTTCTAAGATTCTTGCCGGTCCGCCGCAGTTACCGATGACTGATTCAACCAAAGTCTATTATCGGAAATATAAAACGTCATCATGGATAGCGCTCCCTGTTTCTGTTATCAGTAGTGATGTAGAAAGAGAAGGGACAATATTCTCTGCGTCTCTTTCGCCGGCAATAGTGTTTGATACGGCCGCAATTGATCTGAAAATTAAACTTGCCGATGCTGTCGGGAATACTGTTGAACAGATACTTTCTCCGGCATTTTCCATTGGCAACTGGGTGGATGATGGAACCATTAATGATATACAGGAGGAAACTGCAACGCCTGTTTCGTTTGCATTATATCAGAATTACCCGAATCCGTTCAATCCTGTGACAACGATTCGTTACGATGTACCGGGAACAAGCTTCGTGCGACTTTCAGTGTATGATGTTCTTGGCCGTGAAGTACAATCGCTGGTGAAAGAAACTCAATCAATGGGGAAATATTCGGTGCAATTTGATGCACACAATCTATCAAGTGGAGTATATTTTTACCGTCTGTCAGTCGGTCAACAGAACAGCATCATGAAAATGCTTCTTGTGAAATAA
- the htpG gene encoding molecular chaperone HtpG, which produces MQSAKKMEFKSELKQILNLITHSLYSHKEVFLRELISNASDAIDKMRFDSVNNESLLENNKDWKIKITPDPEKNTLTISDNGIGMSQQTIIENLGTIAKSGTKEFLDQLKKVDAASRPELIGQFGVGFYSAFMVADSVTVISRISESSSDGVKWTSDGQGEYTVETVDKAARGTDIVLHLKSEEKEFTEQWKIRSLVKQFSDFIEHPIVMDVEKEDDKKNKTIEEETLNSRKALWLRSKSEVSKEEYNQFYKQVSNDFSEPARILHYSGEGVIEFKVLLFIPAKKPYDMMFGETKVGPKLYIRRVLIMDHCEQLLPPYLRFVKGVVDCADLPLNVSRELLQQNPLLEKIKTNLVKSVLKNLEEMMTTSFDEYLSFYKEFGSFLKEGLNHDWANKEQLSKLLLFESLKTDEKKCISLTQYVESMHAEQKEIYYATGENRSVLIHAPYLEVFKSKQWDVLFMTDPIDEFILPSLPEFNGKKLVAADKSDVSVEPENENKELAKEYSGLFEVLKSKLSHIKEIKISTRLKESASCLVNDKEGMSSNMERIMQKLGQMDETKKSDRILELNIKHPVVQSLKKIFDANGQDNKIEMYAHLLHDQALIAEGSKVEDPLAFAQRINQLLVESSGN; this is translated from the coding sequence ATGCAATCAGCAAAAAAAATGGAATTCAAGAGTGAATTAAAACAAATTCTTAATCTTATCACTCACTCGCTCTATTCTCACAAAGAGGTTTTTCTGAGGGAGTTGATTAGCAATGCAAGCGATGCAATCGATAAAATGCGGTTTGATTCGGTGAATAACGAATCTCTTCTTGAAAACAATAAGGATTGGAAGATCAAAATCACCCCGGATCCCGAAAAAAATACATTGACCATTTCCGACAATGGAATTGGGATGTCGCAACAGACGATTATTGAAAACCTCGGAACCATCGCAAAATCCGGAACAAAAGAATTTCTCGATCAATTGAAGAAAGTAGATGCTGCTTCCCGTCCGGAATTGATCGGCCAATTTGGCGTCGGTTTTTATTCGGCCTTTATGGTGGCAGACTCAGTGACTGTAATTTCAAGGATCTCCGAAAGTTCAAGTGATGGAGTGAAATGGACTTCCGACGGACAGGGAGAATACACTGTTGAAACGGTCGATAAAGCTGCCAGAGGAACAGACATTGTTTTGCATCTAAAATCGGAGGAGAAGGAATTTACCGAACAATGGAAAATACGGTCGCTGGTGAAACAGTTTTCAGATTTTATTGAGCACCCGATTGTGATGGATGTTGAGAAGGAAGATGATAAGAAAAACAAAACGATTGAAGAAGAAACCTTAAATTCCAGAAAAGCGCTCTGGCTTCGTTCCAAAAGTGAAGTGTCGAAAGAGGAATACAATCAATTTTATAAACAAGTATCGAATGATTTTTCTGAACCGGCAAGAATTCTTCATTACAGCGGAGAAGGAGTTATTGAATTTAAAGTATTGCTCTTTATTCCCGCAAAAAAGCCGTATGACATGATGTTCGGAGAGACCAAAGTAGGTCCTAAATTGTATATCCGGCGTGTGTTGATTATGGATCACTGTGAACAGTTGCTTCCGCCGTATCTGCGATTCGTAAAAGGGGTAGTGGATTGTGCCGATCTTCCGTTAAATGTCTCCCGCGAATTGCTGCAACAGAATCCGCTATTGGAAAAGATCAAAACCAATCTTGTGAAGAGCGTTTTAAAGAATCTTGAAGAGATGATGACGACCTCGTTTGATGAATACCTCTCGTTCTATAAAGAGTTCGGATCATTTCTGAAAGAAGGGTTAAATCACGATTGGGCAAATAAAGAGCAACTGTCAAAACTATTATTATTTGAATCGCTCAAAACGGATGAAAAAAAATGTATTTCGCTGACGCAGTATGTGGAATCGATGCATGCGGAACAAAAAGAAATTTATTATGCCACCGGTGAAAATAGATCAGTCCTGATCCATGCTCCGTACCTTGAAGTGTTTAAGTCGAAACAATGGGATGTCCTCTTTATGACCGATCCAATCGATGAATTTATCCTTCCATCCCTACCTGAATTTAATGGAAAAAAACTGGTAGCGGCAGACAAAAGCGATGTTTCTGTTGAGCCGGAAAATGAGAATAAGGAACTGGCGAAGGAGTATTCGGGACTTTTTGAAGTTCTCAAATCAAAACTATCGCATATCAAAGAGATTAAAATCTCCACACGCCTGAAAGAGAGTGCTTCCTGTTTAGTGAATGATAAGGAAGGGATGAGCTCGAACATGGAACGAATCATGCAAAAATTAGGACAGATGGATGAGACCAAAAAAAGCGATCGGATCCTGGAATTGAATATCAAACATCCAGTGGTACAGTCCTTGAAAAAAATATTTGATGCAAACGGACAGGATAACAAAATTGAAATGTATGCCCATCTGCTGCACGATCAAGCGTTGATCGCCGAAGGTTCAAAAGTGGAAGATCCGTTAGCGTTTGCTCAACGGATAAATCAATTATTGGTGGAGTCATCCGGTAATTGA
- a CDS encoding helix-turn-helix domain-containing protein — protein sequence MEWFAEYERVKSVPKVCKKFDISRKTFYKWWKRYNTADKSSTSLVNRSRKPHNNPRATPEHIIQRLKNLREQTGFGQKRLQLYLSLWYGIDLAENTIWKILRRSGIDMKGTKIKRRKVKPHDALLPGDRVIIFVKPFEKTIGKQKFYYYSAVDECTHLRIAKMYARHSTLSALDFVQYMLTSLPFPVHYVHTPLDNVFTSVAMSRSRTHAFTLNLRRLGIKQHIPTRKQAQSKLQIERIKKFDAPDAFLSFPFNSQNDADRMIHNYLLDYNNKQPRKEIGMLSPLAKLQTFEQFSGIKEFDPKKDLS from the coding sequence ATGGAGTGGTTTGCAGAATACGAACGAGTGAAAAGCGTTCCCAAGGTTTGCAAAAAATTCGACATCAGCAGAAAAACGTTCTATAAATGGTGGAAACGATATAACACCGCCGATAAATCCTCTACAAGCCTTGTCAATCGTTCACGGAAGCCTCACAATAATCCGCGGGCAACACCAGAGCATATCATTCAACGATTAAAGAACCTTCGCGAACAGACAGGTTTTGGCCAGAAACGACTGCAACTCTATCTTTCATTGTGGTACGGAATCGATCTTGCTGAAAATACCATCTGGAAGATTTTGCGCAGAAGCGGGATTGATATGAAGGGAACGAAGATCAAACGGCGGAAAGTAAAACCGCATGATGCGTTGCTTCCGGGAGATCGTGTGATCATCTTTGTTAAACCGTTCGAGAAAACGATCGGAAAACAGAAATTCTACTATTATTCCGCTGTGGATGAATGTACACATCTTCGCATTGCAAAGATGTATGCCCGGCATTCCACACTTTCCGCGCTCGATTTTGTCCAGTACATGCTAACTTCGTTACCGTTCCCAGTCCATTATGTACACACACCGCTGGACAATGTGTTCACTAGTGTAGCCATGTCGCGCTCACGAACACATGCCTTCACATTAAATCTTCGACGTCTCGGCATTAAACAGCATATACCAACGAGGAAACAAGCGCAATCAAAATTACAGATTGAACGGATCAAAAAATTCGATGCACCGGATGCATTTCTTTCCTTCCCCTTCAATTCGCAGAACGATGCCGACCGAATGATTCATAATTATCTTCTCGACTATAACAACAAACAACCTCGAAAAGAGATCGGCATGCTCTCTCCTCTTGCAAAACTTCAGACGTTCGAACAATTCAGCGGTATCAAAGAATTCGATCCAAAAAAAGATTTATCGTAA